From the genome of Nicotiana sylvestris chromosome 2, ASM39365v2, whole genome shotgun sequence, one region includes:
- the LOC138886207 gene encoding serine/threonine-protein phosphatase 7 long form homolog: MDVPPLHPGPFSDELLVLQADHRSAYVWEGELLDQTLRARRVDDLCDFMRGRDFHPHVVQRLRDTSFYRIFQIGQLQLDWSLITALIEWWRPDTHTFHLSIGEATITLQDVEVLYGLSADGQPVALPQYIRSMSCAQYLDLLQQFTSFRAQDETAASGASRMALTTIRQHLEILHPDITGKTDDLHIHRYTRLVLLLLFWGCLVPEHFGKSSELAISTSSSAAR, encoded by the coding sequence atggacgTGCCGCCTTTGCATCCTGGACCTTTCTCTGATGAGCTATTAGTGTTACAGGCCGATCATAGGTCCGCCTACGTATGGGAGGGAGAGCTATTGGACCAGACTCTCCGCGCCAGGAGAGTGGACGACTTGTGTGACTTTATGAGGGGCAGAGATTTCCATCCCCATGTAGTCCAGCGCCTACGGGATACGAGCTTCTATAGGATTTTTCAAATTGGGCAGCTGCAGCTCGACTGGTCTCTGATCACAGCCTTGATAGAGTGGTGGCGACCAGATACGCATACTTTTCACCTGTCCATTGGCGAGGCCACCATAACGCTGCAGGATGTTGAGGTTTTGTATGGGCTGTCTGCTGATGGACAGCCCGTTGCACTGCCTCAATATATAAGATCAATGTCGTGTGCCCAGTATTTGGACTTGCTACAGCAGTTCACTAGTTTCAGGGCACAGGATGAGACTGCAGCTTCAGGGGCCAGTCGCATGGCTTTGACAACTATTAGACAGCATTTGGAGATATTGCACCCCGACATCACCGGCAAGACAGATGATCTACATATTCACCGTTACACAAGGTTGGTGTTGCTCCTTCTTTTTTgggggtgtcttgttcccgaacacttcgggaaatCTAGTGAGCTTGCgatttctacatcatcttcagCAGCTAGATGA